The following coding sequences are from one Diadema setosum chromosome 9, eeDiaSeto1, whole genome shotgun sequence window:
- the LOC140233502 gene encoding uncharacterized protein, with the protein MAANQNRQRRPYNRVSNQDRNRIIDAFLGEDLDYLEVAQTLGVNRQTARSIVTFRRCIYTDECGFNTWTRRSYGRAARGEPVRRVVNNQRGANCNVTFAISNQVGLHGPPFRSAGPPFRSAGDDDAGKFPAIHRHVNAQVPDAFENIVIRSTSPYSPFLNPVEMAHSAFKAAVRRTLSLPEWQARIGDRAAAREAGVILQGWRARCLELVAEANVNAIAADKCARWYNHAQTYLARCLARQETEG; encoded by the exons atGGCTGCCAACCAAAATCGCCAGAGAAGACCATACAATCGCGTGTCTAATCAAGACAGGAATAGAATCATAGATGCCTTCCTTGGTGAGGACCTCGATTATCTTGAGGTTGCACAGACTCTTGGGGTTAACCGACAAACAGCCCGctcaatagttacgttcagacg TTGCATTTACACAGACGAATGCGGTTTCAACACCTGGACAAGACGAAGCTACGGTAGGGCAGCGAGAGGAGAACCAGTTCGAAGGGTAGTGAACAACCAGCGCGGTGCCAACTGTAACGTCACTTTCGCAATCTCCAACCAAGTCGGACTGCATGGTCCACCATTCCGTTCGGCTGGTCCACCATTCCGTTCGGCTGGCGACGACGATGCTGGAAAGTTTCCAGCAATTCATCGA CATGTCAATGCTCAAGTGCCTGATGCTTTCGAAAACATAGTCATTCGCAGCACCTCTCCATACTCGCCTTTCCTCAACCCGGTTGAAATGGCTCATTCCGCGTTCAAGGCCGCCGTCAGGCGTACCCTCAGTCTTCCAGAGTGGCAAGCGAGAATTGGTGACCGTGCTGCTGCCAGAGAAGCCGGTGTCATCCTTCAGGGATGGCGAGCGAGGTGTCTTGAGCTGGTTGCTGAGGCCAACGTGAATGCCATTGCTGCAGACAAGTGCGCTCGGTGGTACAATCATGCTCAGACGTACTTGGCAAGATGCCTTGCACGACAGGAGACTGAAGGATAg